From one Bacillus sp. FJAT-42376 genomic stretch:
- a CDS encoding HAD-IA family hydrolase, with protein sequence MNILWDFDGTLFNTYPAFTETMYKLIKPEVKKEHIFEQLKISFSHAAETFGLTEEEISAFKQKEKALSPVLKPPFPYVEDVLKRASKNVIMTHKPRNEVDVILRHYGWEHYFEEIVAGDDGFPRKPHPASYSYLHEKHYIDLAIGDRELDILPAKELGIRTCLFQNDSEGADFYLMDYRQFEDRVAPSFKN encoded by the coding sequence ATGAATATACTTTGGGACTTTGACGGAACGCTTTTTAATACGTATCCGGCGTTTACGGAGACGATGTACAAGCTAATAAAGCCGGAGGTTAAAAAAGAGCACATTTTTGAACAGCTTAAAATTTCATTTTCCCATGCTGCTGAGACCTTTGGGTTGACGGAAGAAGAAATCTCAGCGTTTAAGCAGAAGGAAAAGGCGCTATCACCAGTTTTAAAACCGCCTTTTCCATATGTAGAGGACGTGCTGAAGCGGGCTTCTAAAAATGTCATCATGACCCATAAGCCAAGAAATGAAGTAGATGTCATCTTGCGTCATTATGGCTGGGAGCACTATTTTGAGGAGATCGTCGCAGGAGATGATGGATTTCCGAGGAAACCCCATCCTGCTTCGTATTCCTATCTACATGAAAAACATTATATCGATCTTGCAATTGGGGACAGGGAGCTTGATATTCTCCCGGCAAAAGAGCTTGGGATCAGAACATGTCTCTTCCAGAATGATTCTGAGGGGGCGGATTTTTATTTAATGGACTACCGTCAATTTGAAGACCGGGTGGCTCCTTCATTCAAAAATTAA
- a CDS encoding metallophosphoesterase family protein — translation MNRIAVISDIHGNVPALEAVLDDIQYRRIEKVICLGDLAGKGPQSHEAISMVQSHCDVTVKGNWDDFITNDTEFETLKWHQQQLTEEDRRFLKGLPFQAELMMSGRLIRLFHASPFSIYTRIQPWDSLEKRLSMFENTEMTGFSSRKPDVAGYGDVHQAFVHQYKEKTLFNTGSVGNPLDLAQASYAVLEGAEGDEAEGPFSIQLIRVPYDIERSIRIAREAGMPELDEYIQELTTAKYRGLS, via the coding sequence TTGAATCGAATAGCTGTGATTTCGGATATACATGGGAACGTCCCGGCACTTGAGGCCGTTCTGGACGATATTCAGTACAGAAGAATCGAGAAAGTGATCTGCCTTGGTGACCTAGCAGGGAAGGGACCCCAATCCCATGAAGCCATTTCAATGGTTCAATCCCACTGTGATGTGACAGTGAAGGGGAATTGGGACGATTTTATTACAAATGATACCGAATTTGAGACTCTGAAGTGGCATCAGCAGCAGCTCACCGAAGAGGACCGGCGCTTTTTGAAAGGGCTGCCTTTTCAAGCGGAACTGATGATGAGCGGAAGACTGATTCGCCTTTTTCATGCCTCTCCTTTCAGTATTTATACAAGAATTCAGCCCTGGGACTCACTGGAGAAAAGATTGAGCATGTTTGAAAACACGGAAATGACGGGCTTTTCATCAAGAAAGCCGGATGTTGCAGGGTATGGGGATGTCCATCAGGCATTCGTCCATCAATATAAAGAAAAAACACTTTTTAATACCGGAAGCGTCGGCAATCCGCTTGACCTGGCGCAGGCATCTTATGCTGTATTGGAAGGGGCAGAGGGCGATGAAGCAGAAGGACCTTTTTCGATTCAGCTTATCCGGGTGCCTTATGATATTGAACGCTCGATCCGGATTGCCAGAGAAGCGGGAATGCCGGAGCTGGATGAATACATTCAAGAACTGACAACAGCGAAGTACAGAGGACTTAGCTGA
- a CDS encoding DUF2254 domain-containing protein, which produces MEKNRFLQVRASFWFIPLLYGIIALFFAYASMALDRYASKHTGLYDYIPDLFLSDMQLAQTILSSLATSLLTMTTITFSSILVVLTTYAAQFSPRALQNFTSDKSSQRVLGMFTGGFVYTIVLLLLARDKGGDLFIVPTLAIIVAFACLAAFVFFIHHSVASIKVSNLIFQITSKTMKAWEENRKADERLHAQPSSSEVNTITSGEGRELKSKKAGYIQHVQLQDMIKAAQTMNAVVRIDKDLGSYVDEGTPILTYWAPDGADTERLLDQILIIPEQEPVQDVGFGLQKLSEIAIRSISPAFNDPYTTANAVEHIARILTKLGKTYTPRPYYMDSGQSLRVIFHKPSFEDLLYKSFYLIRHHGKDDTAVMHSILRALTIVASNNGQEVKHIIWGFSSYILEGLREVEWLTLDKKYLEHEFQILAEACGQRESFQRI; this is translated from the coding sequence ATGGAAAAGAACCGTTTTTTACAGGTGCGGGCAAGCTTTTGGTTCATCCCCTTGCTTTACGGGATCATCGCCCTGTTCTTCGCCTATGCCAGCATGGCACTTGACCGGTATGCTTCAAAGCACACCGGATTGTACGATTACATACCTGATTTATTTCTGTCCGATATGCAGCTCGCCCAGACAATTTTAAGCTCTCTTGCTACTTCCCTTTTAACGATGACAACCATTACGTTCTCGTCGATTCTTGTCGTACTGACCACTTATGCCGCCCAGTTTTCACCGAGGGCCTTGCAGAACTTCACCTCTGACAAAAGCTCCCAGCGCGTTCTTGGCATGTTCACAGGCGGTTTCGTTTATACGATTGTTCTTCTGCTTTTAGCAAGGGATAAGGGCGGAGATTTATTCATTGTGCCTACACTGGCCATTATTGTTGCCTTTGCCTGTCTTGCAGCGTTTGTTTTCTTTATCCATCATTCGGTAGCTTCCATTAAAGTCAGCAATCTCATTTTTCAAATTACAAGCAAAACGATGAAAGCTTGGGAAGAAAATCGCAAGGCGGATGAAAGACTTCATGCGCAGCCATCCTCCAGTGAAGTTAACACAATCACATCTGGAGAAGGCAGGGAACTGAAGAGCAAAAAAGCCGGATACATTCAGCATGTGCAGCTTCAGGATATGATTAAAGCGGCCCAAACGATGAATGCTGTAGTCAGGATTGATAAAGACCTGGGCAGCTATGTTGATGAAGGCACCCCGATTCTTACTTATTGGGCGCCTGATGGTGCCGATACAGAAAGGCTGCTGGATCAGATCTTGATTATCCCTGAACAGGAGCCGGTACAGGATGTCGGCTTTGGACTGCAAAAGCTTTCTGAAATCGCCATCCGATCCATATCACCTGCATTCAACGACCCCTATACGACCGCGAATGCAGTGGAACATATCGCTAGAATCCTGACGAAGCTCGGGAAAACCTATACTCCCCGCCCTTATTATATGGACAGCGGGCAGTCTCTTCGCGTTATATTCCATAAGCCTTCTTTTGAAGATTTATTGTATAAAAGCTTTTACTTGATCCGGCATCATGGAAAGGACGACACCGCTGTCATGCATTCCATCCTCCGTGCTTTAACGATTGTCGCATCCAATAACGGCCAAGAAGTGAAACATATCATCTGGGGTTTTTCATCCTATATACTAGAAGGTCTGAGGGAAGTGGAATGGCTTACACTGGATAAAAAATATCTGGAACATGAGTTTCAGATCCTTGCCGAAGCATGCGGGCAAAGAGAATCCTTTCAGAGAATTTAA
- a CDS encoding DUF6254 family protein, with translation MSQSKKQEERQWKDHKQHQNPHGEVKSLEELSEEVGTKTKK, from the coding sequence ATGAGCCAGTCAAAAAAACAGGAAGAACGTCAATGGAAGGATCACAAACAGCATCAGAATCCCCATGGAGAAGTAAAATCTCTGGAAGAGCTCTCTGAAGAAGTCGGGACGAAAACAAAGAAATAG
- the queF gene encoding preQ(1) synthase, which produces MSGRKDEELTGVTLLGNQGTNYLFEYSPDILESFENKHTGRDYFVKFNCPEFTSLCPKTGQPDFATIYISYIPDKLMVESKSLKLYLFSFRNHGDFHEDCMNIIMNDLIDLMDPRYIEVWGKFTPRGGISIDPYTNYGKPGTKYETMAEHRLMNHDLYPEKVDNR; this is translated from the coding sequence ATGAGCGGAAGAAAAGACGAAGAATTGACAGGAGTAACTCTATTAGGAAACCAGGGAACGAACTATTTATTCGAATATTCCCCTGACATTCTCGAATCCTTTGAAAATAAGCATACCGGCCGGGATTACTTTGTGAAATTCAATTGTCCGGAATTTACCTCCCTGTGTCCGAAAACAGGCCAGCCGGACTTTGCAACCATTTATATCAGCTATATTCCAGACAAGCTGATGGTGGAAAGCAAATCCTTGAAGCTATATCTCTTCAGCTTCAGAAACCACGGCGATTTTCATGAGGATTGCATGAACATCATCATGAACGACTTGATTGACCTGATGGATCCCCGCTATATCGAAGTTTGGGGGAAATTCACACCAAGAGGCGGAATTTCCATCGATCCGTATACGAACTACGGGAAGCCGGGAACGAAGTATGAAACAATGGCGGAACACCGTTTGATGAATCATGATCTGTATCCGGAAAAGGTGGATAACCGTTAA
- a CDS encoding DUF5668 domain-containing protein, whose product MEGKQRRLFGGLLIVAGVYYLIQSFGIFPDFWRYSWPVLLLILSAGFHVSFFLGERDEKKTGLLMPGGVLLVLGGLFLYEAITGWHNKGGIWFYYLLAPALGFLEMWLFGGREKKWLIPAFWLLAASFFSASEQWRILSGGKIWPVLAIAAGFYYLFRKQHSEKPKE is encoded by the coding sequence TTGGAAGGAAAGCAAAGAAGACTTTTTGGCGGTCTGCTCATAGTGGCGGGAGTGTATTATCTTATTCAGTCGTTTGGAATCTTTCCGGATTTCTGGCGCTATTCCTGGCCGGTTCTTTTACTCATTCTTTCTGCGGGATTTCATGTCTCTTTTTTTCTGGGAGAGAGGGATGAGAAAAAAACGGGTCTCCTTATGCCTGGAGGGGTGCTCTTAGTCCTCGGGGGGCTGTTTTTGTACGAAGCCATAACAGGATGGCATAACAAAGGCGGTATCTGGTTTTATTATTTGCTTGCACCGGCTCTTGGTTTTTTAGAAATGTGGCTGTTTGGCGGCCGGGAGAAAAAATGGCTGATTCCAGCTTTTTGGCTTTTGGCTGCCTCCTTTTTTTCAGCTTCAGAACAATGGCGCATTCTTAGCGGCGGTAAAATCTGGCCGGTCCTTGCTATAGCGGCCGGGTTTTATTATTTGTTTAGAAAACAGCATTCTGAAAAACCGAAAGAATAA
- a CDS encoding peptidoglycan-binding protein codes for MFKKTGTLLGVCMLGAVLFTPAKGEAALGDQLLHKGMSNGDVKELQTYLLTKQVYPYYDSTGNYGSITEEAVRDFQKKAGIKSDGIAGPQTIAKIKVLKPGNIGKPVADLQNKLKAWNVYSGAADGMYGSGTKNAVARFQSQKGLSADGIAGPRTFNELNKRVNTASGTVKEVTVHSTAYTASCKGCSGVTKMGIDLNRFDDSKVIAVDPNVIPLGSAVEVEGYGRAVAGDVGGAINGNEIDVFFDDLNEAMNWGSRQVKVKVYR; via the coding sequence ATGTTTAAAAAAACAGGTACATTATTAGGAGTTTGTATGCTGGGAGCTGTGTTATTTACTCCGGCTAAAGGAGAAGCAGCACTTGGGGATCAGCTTCTTCATAAAGGAATGTCGAATGGGGATGTAAAAGAGCTTCAAACGTATTTGCTCACAAAACAAGTGTATCCCTACTATGACAGCACGGGAAATTACGGGTCTATAACAGAGGAAGCTGTCCGTGATTTTCAAAAAAAAGCAGGCATCAAATCTGATGGAATTGCCGGGCCGCAGACCATTGCAAAAATTAAAGTGCTTAAGCCGGGCAACATTGGAAAGCCGGTAGCCGATTTGCAAAATAAGCTGAAGGCGTGGAATGTCTATTCAGGTGCCGCAGACGGAATGTATGGAAGCGGAACGAAAAATGCGGTAGCCAGGTTTCAGTCGCAAAAAGGGCTGTCTGCTGATGGAATTGCGGGTCCAAGGACGTTTAATGAGCTAAATAAAAGGGTGAATACGGCTTCGGGAACGGTAAAAGAAGTAACAGTACATAGCACGGCCTACACTGCAAGCTGCAAAGGCTGCTCAGGTGTAACGAAAATGGGGATTGATTTAAACCGATTTGATGACTCCAAAGTAATTGCCGTGGATCCAAATGTCATTCCGCTTGGCTCTGCTGTGGAAGTAGAAGGCTATGGAAGGGCAGTAGCCGGGGATGTCGGGGGAGCCATCAATGGAAATGAAATTGATGTTTTCTTCGATGACCTTAACGAGGCGATGAACTGGGGCAGCAGACAAGTGAAAGTAAAGGTTTACCGGTAA
- the queE gene encoding 7-carboxy-7-deazaguanine synthase QueE codes for MAETIPVLEIFGPTIQGEGMVIGQKTMFIRTAGCDYSCSWCDSAFTWDGSAKNDIIQMDAEQVWAELTRVGGNRFSHVTVSGGNPALLKNLQSVISLLKEKGMEIALETQGSRYQEWFTEIDDLTISPKPPSSGMNRDFDVLSGIFNRLKDAGTLSSASLKVVIFNEEDLAYAKTVHLRYPGIPFYLQVGNDDTATADDEALMKTLMSRYEWLIDQVMQDEQLNRVRVLPQLHTLLWGNKRGV; via the coding sequence ATGGCTGAAACGATTCCGGTTCTTGAAATTTTCGGCCCGACGATCCAGGGAGAAGGGATGGTCATCGGCCAGAAAACGATGTTCATCCGGACGGCAGGCTGCGATTATTCCTGTTCATGGTGTGACTCCGCTTTTACATGGGACGGGTCCGCGAAGAATGACATCATCCAGATGGATGCCGAGCAGGTATGGGCAGAGCTCACCCGTGTTGGCGGAAACCGTTTTTCGCATGTGACGGTATCCGGAGGAAATCCGGCGCTGCTGAAAAATTTACAGTCTGTCATCTCGCTGCTGAAAGAAAAGGGCATGGAGATTGCTCTCGAGACGCAGGGAAGCCGATACCAGGAATGGTTCACGGAGATTGATGACCTTACCATTTCCCCCAAGCCGCCAAGTTCAGGGATGAATAGGGATTTTGATGTTTTGAGCGGTATTTTTAACCGTCTGAAAGATGCTGGTACCCTTTCTTCAGCAAGCCTGAAAGTGGTTATATTCAATGAAGAAGATTTAGCCTATGCAAAAACGGTTCATCTCAGGTACCCAGGTATTCCATTTTATCTGCAGGTCGGAAATGACGATACAGCAACTGCAGATGATGAAGCATTGATGAAAACACTGATGAGCCGCTATGAATGGCTGATCGATCAGGTTATGCAAGATGAACAATTAAATCGTGTCCGCGTTCTCCCGCAGCTTCATACGCTGCTGTGGGGAAACAAGCGCGGCGTTTAA
- a CDS encoding DUF2187 family protein, whose protein sequence is MKIAKVGNLIEFKNGLRGIVEKVNENSVIVDLTYMENFLDLELERRTVVNHKNYKILKES, encoded by the coding sequence ATGAAGATTGCTAAAGTTGGAAACCTTATTGAATTTAAAAACGGCCTGCGGGGAATCGTCGAAAAGGTAAACGAAAATTCGGTAATCGTTGATCTGACGTATATGGAGAATTTTCTTGATCTTGAACTCGAGAGACGCACAGTCGTGAATCATAAAAACTATAAAATCCTCAAGGAATCCTGA
- the queC gene encoding 7-cyano-7-deazaguanine synthase QueC: protein MKNEKALVVFSGGQDSTTCLFWALKNYKEVEAVTFNYNQRHKLEIEIAEAIAKEQGIRHHVLDMSLLNQLAPNALTRNDIEIEQKDGELPSTFVPGRNLLFLSFASVLANQIGARHIVTGVCETDFSGYPDCRDQFIKSCNVTVNLAMDEQLVFHTPLMWLNKEETWELADELGALDYVRTKTLTCYNGIPADGCGECPACVLRKNGLDAYMNKKEAAK from the coding sequence ATGAAAAATGAAAAAGCACTGGTTGTTTTCAGCGGAGGCCAGGACAGCACCACCTGTCTATTCTGGGCATTAAAAAATTATAAAGAAGTAGAAGCGGTCACGTTTAACTATAATCAGCGGCATAAGCTTGAAATTGAAATCGCCGAAGCCATTGCAAAAGAGCAGGGAATCCGGCATCACGTCCTGGACATGTCCCTGCTGAATCAGCTTGCGCCGAACGCATTGACTAGAAATGATATTGAGATTGAACAAAAAGATGGCGAACTGCCGTCGACCTTTGTTCCCGGGAGAAATCTGCTGTTCCTATCATTTGCATCCGTTCTGGCCAATCAGATTGGAGCCAGGCACATCGTGACCGGAGTGTGTGAAACAGATTTCAGCGGGTATCCGGACTGCCGCGACCAATTTATAAAATCCTGCAATGTCACCGTCAATCTGGCTATGGATGAGCAGCTTGTCTTCCATACACCGCTTATGTGGCTGAACAAAGAAGAAACGTGGGAGCTCGCAGATGAATTGGGAGCCCTTGATTATGTCCGGACGAAAACCCTCACATGCTATAACGGAATTCCGGCAGATGGCTGCGGTGAATGCCCGGCATGTGTGCTGCGAAAAAATGGCCTTGACGCCTATATGAACAAAAAGGAGGCGGCGAAATGA
- a CDS encoding GNAT family N-acetyltransferase, with protein MIQPLLLEDAGSHLKLLLELDEGTQTMLYEPGERSSDYDAYTEKLKNALNKEIFVWVSKENERLQGFIMVIPGMLQRNRHKAAIVLGVLPHYQKKGIGGRLIDAAIDWGQKQNLHRLELTVMAHNQPAIALYLKKQFEIEGTIRHSLFVDGEWVDEYMMGRLL; from the coding sequence ATGATTCAGCCGCTTCTTTTAGAGGATGCCGGGAGCCACTTAAAACTCCTTCTGGAACTTGATGAGGGCACTCAAACGATGCTTTATGAGCCCGGAGAGCGGTCATCTGATTATGATGCGTACACAGAAAAATTAAAGAACGCTCTGAATAAGGAGATTTTTGTCTGGGTCAGCAAAGAGAATGAAAGGCTGCAGGGCTTTATTATGGTGATTCCCGGCATGCTTCAGCGAAACCGGCACAAAGCAGCCATTGTCCTCGGAGTGCTGCCTCATTATCAAAAGAAAGGGATTGGCGGACGCCTCATCGATGCTGCAATTGACTGGGGCCAGAAACAGAACCTGCATCGTTTGGAATTAACGGTCATGGCTCACAATCAACCCGCCATTGCCCTTTATCTGAAGAAACAATTTGAAATAGAAGGAACCATTCGGCATTCACTCTTCGTAGATGGAGAATGGGTCGATGAGTACATGATGGGGAGACTGCTGTAA
- the queD gene encoding 6-carboxytetrahydropterin synthase QueD: MIQQIYPQVNHDYQYELNKDMHLSAAHYIPHESAGPCRNVHGHTYFVNVTIAGNTLDESGFLVNFKTLKNLVHGQFDHTILNEHALFNSESPEDFPTTEVVARKISEVIQAELDQLPGKPVCVQVFVRETPTSYVVFRPKKVKSNG, translated from the coding sequence ATGATTCAGCAGATTTATCCTCAAGTGAACCATGACTATCAATATGAGCTTAATAAAGACATGCATCTGTCCGCCGCCCATTATATTCCCCATGAAAGTGCCGGCCCGTGCCGCAATGTCCATGGGCATACGTATTTTGTCAATGTAACCATTGCCGGAAACACGCTGGATGAGTCAGGGTTTCTTGTGAACTTTAAAACGCTGAAAAATCTTGTACACGGACAATTTGATCATACGATTTTAAATGAGCATGCTCTTTTTAATTCTGAAAGTCCAGAGGATTTTCCGACAACAGAAGTAGTTGCCCGTAAAATCAGCGAGGTCATTCAGGCGGAGTTGGATCAGCTTCCTGGCAAGCCTGTCTGTGTACAGGTATTTGTCAGAGAAACCCCGACAAGCTATGTGGTCTTCCGTCCGAAGAAGGTGAAAAGCAATGGCTGA
- a CDS encoding patatin family protein — MEQTGLVLEGGGMRGVYTAGVLEYFMEKDLYFPYVIGVSAGACMAASYLSRQMDRNRTVNIDYAGDPKYLSLQNYIKNRQLFGMDYIFDEIPNRLVPFDFEAFSKNPERLVIGTTDCETGEPVYFNKPETMGDLLTIIRASSSLPFIAPMVPYQDKLLMDGGIVDSVPIRKAEEDGIERSVVVLTRNKGYIKSAPKAQWMVRRSLRKYPKLAKAILNRYKMYNETMAYLAEQEKKGRIFVIQPTAKLEVGRIERDPVKLDALYRQGIEDAKQIAGELQVWLEKSGQPAVR; from the coding sequence TTGGAGCAAACAGGTTTGGTGCTTGAAGGCGGAGGAATGCGTGGGGTCTATACTGCAGGGGTGCTGGAGTATTTTATGGAAAAGGATCTTTATTTTCCATATGTAATCGGAGTTTCTGCGGGTGCCTGTATGGCAGCCTCCTATTTATCAAGGCAAATGGACAGAAACCGGACGGTAAACATTGACTACGCGGGGGACCCGAAATATTTGTCTCTTCAAAACTATATTAAAAACAGGCAGCTGTTCGGAATGGATTATATTTTTGATGAAATACCCAATAGGCTCGTTCCGTTTGATTTTGAGGCTTTCTCCAAAAACCCGGAACGTCTTGTTATTGGAACAACGGATTGCGAAACTGGAGAACCTGTTTATTTCAATAAACCGGAAACGATGGGCGATTTATTAACCATTATCCGGGCATCGAGTTCATTGCCATTTATTGCACCGATGGTTCCATACCAGGACAAGCTTCTCATGGACGGAGGAATTGTCGACTCTGTTCCGATCAGGAAGGCGGAAGAGGACGGGATTGAGAGAAGTGTCGTGGTTCTCACAAGGAACAAAGGATACATAAAATCCGCTCCAAAAGCCCAATGGATGGTCAGAAGATCATTAAGGAAATATCCGAAGCTTGCGAAAGCCATCCTGAACCGGTACAAGATGTACAATGAAACGATGGCTTATCTTGCAGAGCAGGAGAAAAAGGGCCGTATTTTTGTGATTCAGCCGACAGCAAAGCTTGAAGTCGGAAGAATTGAACGAGATCCGGTAAAACTGGACGCGCTCTATAGACAGGGAATAGAAGATGCAAAACAAATAGCCGGCGAGCTTCAAGTATGGCTTGAAAAAAGCGGACAGCCTGCCGTACGATAA
- a CDS encoding hemolysin family protein gives MDIVNLLLIAILIGLTAFFVASEFAIVKVRSSRIDQLVAEGNKNAAAAKRIISNLDGYLSACQLGITVTALGIGWLGEPTFEHMLKPLFVQIGLPEALTPVISIAFAFAIMTFLHVVIGELAPKTVAIQKAEEITLMLARPLTWFNTIMYPFIWALNGSARFVTGLFGLKPASEHDLAHSEEELRIILSDSYKSGEINQSEFKYVNKIFEFDNRIAKEIMVPRTEIISLSIDSLMDENIQIMQNEKYTRYPVTDGDKDHIIGMVNIKEVFTNLIQKNGADSFSMKDYVRPIIQVIESIPIQDLLVKMQKERIHMAILIDEYGGTAGLVTVEDILEEIVGEIRDEFDTDEVPSIQKINDNRYILDGKVLVSEVNDLFGLEIDDKDVDTIGGWILTEKFDIQKGDLVQLESFTFKVRDMENHHIKYLELTRQIQESANPVLEQVDQSVASTT, from the coding sequence TTGGACATAGTAAATTTATTGCTCATTGCAATATTGATTGGATTAACCGCGTTTTTCGTGGCATCTGAATTCGCTATTGTAAAGGTTAGAAGTTCTCGTATTGACCAGCTTGTTGCGGAAGGCAATAAGAATGCCGCAGCGGCTAAGCGCATCATTTCAAATCTTGACGGCTATCTATCGGCCTGTCAGCTTGGAATTACCGTTACAGCCCTTGGAATCGGGTGGCTTGGGGAGCCGACTTTTGAACATATGCTTAAGCCTCTTTTTGTTCAAATCGGATTGCCTGAAGCGCTCACGCCCGTTATTTCCATTGCTTTTGCTTTCGCGATTATGACATTTCTGCATGTGGTGATCGGAGAGCTTGCTCCCAAAACGGTAGCTATACAAAAAGCAGAAGAAATTACTTTGATGCTTGCGCGCCCGCTTACCTGGTTTAATACCATTATGTACCCTTTTATATGGGCTCTAAACGGCTCAGCGCGGTTCGTTACAGGTTTATTCGGACTGAAGCCTGCATCTGAGCATGATTTAGCGCATAGTGAAGAAGAGCTTCGCATCATTCTTTCAGACAGCTATAAGAGCGGTGAAATTAATCAATCTGAATTTAAATATGTCAACAAAATCTTTGAATTTGATAATCGGATTGCCAAGGAAATCATGGTGCCGAGAACCGAAATCATTTCCTTATCCATTGATTCTTTAATGGATGAAAATATCCAAATTATGCAAAATGAAAAATATACAAGGTACCCGGTGACAGACGGCGATAAGGACCATATTATCGGGATGGTGAATATTAAAGAAGTATTTACAAACCTGATTCAGAAAAACGGCGCGGATTCCTTCTCCATGAAAGATTATGTAAGACCGATCATTCAGGTTATTGAGTCCATTCCGATTCAGGATCTTCTGGTGAAGATGCAGAAGGAACGGATTCACATGGCGATCTTAATTGATGAATACGGCGGTACTGCAGGTCTTGTAACAGTAGAAGATATTCTTGAAGAAATCGTCGGTGAAATCCGTGACGAATTCGATACAGATGAAGTACCGAGCATTCAGAAAATCAATGATAACCGCTACATTCTGGACGGAAAGGTCCTTGTCAGCGAAGTGAATGATTTATTCGGTCTTGAGATCGATGATAAGGATGTAGATACCATCGGAGGATGGATTCTGACGGAGAAGTTTGATATCCAAAAAGGCGATCTTGTCCAGCTTGAATCGTTCACCTTTAAAGTCCGTGATATGGAGAACCATCATATTAAATACCTTGAGCTGACGAGACAGATTCAGGAGAGCGCTAATCCCGTTCTTGAACAAGTCGACCAAAGCGTAGCCAGTACCACTTGA